One region of Chryseobacterium muglaense genomic DNA includes:
- a CDS encoding glycosyltransferase, whose product MQPLVTVSIPVFNCEKFIIRCLESVKNQTYKNLEIILVNDYTPDNSMLLIKNFMEAHQQLNIKIIEHEENSGLSVVRNNGIKAATGKYIFFVDSDDEITSDCIQLLVEDAEKTDAQVTIAQNRWINTFDNTTKDFGFPTIAEKKYYDNNLEIFSVYSKGGFPSSSWNKLYKRDFIANNEIYFVPGLFAQDELWFFHLLLKTDTLAIIDDITYLYYLHGESVIFNRKKKNFENYLTILEHLTKSYKEEKNLKLKILIKSKIVLFKEMVLVMQWKALKDREYLKTNISRMQKLTRLNFVDYFSSKFTVDVKKKNFFQNLPANFSLKLFIWRFER is encoded by the coding sequence ATGCAACCATTAGTTACTGTTTCTATTCCCGTTTTTAATTGTGAAAAGTTTATCATCAGATGTTTGGAATCTGTGAAAAATCAAACGTATAAAAATTTAGAAATTATTCTTGTTAATGATTATACACCAGATAACAGTATGCTTCTTATCAAGAATTTTATGGAAGCTCATCAACAGCTTAATATCAAGATTATTGAGCATGAAGAAAATTCGGGACTTTCTGTTGTGAGAAACAATGGGATAAAAGCAGCCACAGGGAAATATATTTTTTTTGTTGACAGTGATGACGAAATTACTTCAGACTGCATACAATTGTTGGTTGAGGATGCCGAAAAAACTGATGCTCAGGTTACTATTGCACAAAATAGGTGGATTAATACTTTTGATAATACCACAAAAGATTTCGGTTTTCCTACCATCGCAGAAAAAAAATACTACGATAACAATCTTGAAATATTTTCAGTTTACAGTAAAGGAGGATTTCCTTCATCTTCATGGAATAAACTATACAAAAGAGACTTCATTGCCAACAACGAAATTTACTTTGTTCCGGGATTATTTGCGCAGGATGAGTTGTGGTTTTTTCATTTATTACTCAAAACAGACACTTTAGCAATTATTGACGATATCACTTATCTGTATTATCTTCATGGCGAATCGGTTATTTTTAACAGAAAAAAGAAAAATTTTGAAAACTACCTAACGATTCTTGAGCATCTGACCAAATCTTATAAAGAGGAGAAAAATCTGAAATTGAAAATACTCATTAAAAGTAAAATCGTTCTTTTCAAAGAAATGGTTTTGGTGATGCAGTGGAAAGCTTTAAAAGACAGAGAATATCTGAAAACCAATATTTCCAGAATGCAAAAATTGACAAGATTAAATTTTGTAGATTATTTCAGTTCAAAATTCACTGTAGATGTTAAAAAGAAAAATTTTTTCCAAAACTTACCGGCTAATTTTTCTTTAAAGCTTTTTATCTGGCGTTTTGAGAGGTAA
- a CDS encoding glycosyltransferase: MKNLKILIVTPGLNKPMGPFVKNYIDKLPFEKVVLFGGFVPYFYLNTGLKRQKITRYLFTALSLMNQKRLEILIKKRFKKILLKEKVDCVVADYLNTGAAVKSICEELNIPIVANVLGYEINKKDVVDGNTKNYERLAKYKSYVIPVAKNMIPKLKNFGFEDEQIIYSPIGAKEDFFKINPTYDAYQFLAIGRFTATKAPQISIKAFAKVLQKFPQAKLVFAGHGELFEECKSLIEELQIGDRVELVGWINQEEQLELFRKSSIFIQHSVTAANGDAEGTPVVIIEASAAGLPVVSTKHSGIIDTVIDGKTGFLVDEHDLDAMAEKMIFLLENQNMMKEFGDYGKEFIHQNFSLNKHLDTVTQTILKAVAP; this comes from the coding sequence ATGAAAAATCTGAAAATTTTAATTGTCACACCGGGTTTAAATAAACCTATGGGTCCGTTTGTGAAAAATTATATTGATAAACTACCATTCGAGAAAGTTGTTCTTTTTGGAGGCTTTGTTCCTTACTTTTACTTAAACACGGGTCTTAAAAGACAAAAAATAACAAGATATTTATTTACCGCCCTCTCTTTAATGAATCAAAAAAGACTGGAAATACTTATCAAAAAACGTTTTAAGAAAATTCTCTTAAAAGAAAAAGTTGATTGTGTTGTTGCAGATTATTTAAATACTGGTGCCGCCGTAAAAAGTATCTGCGAAGAATTAAACATCCCGATAGTTGCTAATGTTTTAGGATATGAGATTAATAAAAAGGATGTGGTAGACGGTAATACAAAAAATTACGAAAGGCTGGCAAAATATAAATCTTACGTAATTCCTGTAGCAAAAAATATGATTCCTAAGCTGAAGAATTTTGGATTCGAAGATGAACAAATCATATATTCTCCTATTGGCGCCAAAGAAGATTTTTTTAAAATTAATCCGACATATGATGCTTACCAATTTTTAGCAATTGGTCGTTTTACAGCTACCAAAGCTCCTCAAATAAGCATTAAAGCCTTTGCAAAAGTTCTACAAAAATTCCCTCAGGCAAAATTAGTTTTTGCGGGTCACGGAGAATTATTCGAAGAATGCAAATCATTAATTGAAGAATTACAAATTGGAGACCGAGTAGAATTAGTAGGCTGGATTAATCAGGAAGAGCAATTGGAACTTTTCCGGAAAAGTAGTATTTTCATACAACATTCTGTAACTGCGGCCAATGGAGACGCAGAAGGCACACCTGTAGTAATTATAGAAGCTTCTGCTGCCGGATTGCCTGTAGTCTCAACCAAACATAGCGGAATTATCGACACGGTGATTGATGGTAAAACGGGGTTTTTAGTTGATGAACACGATTTAGATGCAATGGCAGAAAAGATGATTTTTCTTTTAGAAAACCAAAATATGATGAAAGAATTTGGAGATTATGGCAAAGAATTTATTCACCAAAATTTTTCATTGAATAAACATCTTGATACCGTTACCCAAACGATTCTAAAAGCAGTTGCTCCATAG
- a CDS encoding glycosyltransferase family 2 protein translates to MIKFSILVAHYNNYNYFTECYDSILKQTYQEYEIVLVDDCSTDDSYEKIIELTKDNPKVKVFKNEKNSGVGLTKKRCIDLASGEICGFVDPDDTLTENALQTIIENYTENNIVVYSQFYECDAKLNPIKLFPHSRAIKNSNKLFFNVFFEATHFFTFKREAYYKTSGINDKLTSAVDQDLYLKLYEIGNFKFVKVPLYYYRIHEKGVSQESSKKEKLHKNWHQTILDTTKRRKIDSLYGEKITDIENLPGFLKIKQNSIFKKIQRKFL, encoded by the coding sequence ATGATTAAATTTTCCATTCTTGTCGCACATTATAACAATTACAACTATTTTACAGAATGCTATGACAGTATTCTAAAACAAACTTATCAGGAATATGAAATTGTACTAGTTGACGACTGTTCTACAGATGATTCTTATGAGAAAATAATAGAACTCACAAAAGATAATCCAAAAGTTAAAGTTTTTAAAAATGAAAAAAACAGCGGTGTAGGTCTTACAAAAAAAAGATGTATTGATTTAGCTTCAGGAGAAATCTGCGGATTTGTTGACCCTGACGATACTTTAACAGAAAATGCACTGCAGACTATTATAGAAAACTACACTGAAAATAATATTGTCGTTTATTCTCAATTCTACGAATGCGATGCAAAACTAAATCCTATTAAATTATTTCCACATTCTCGTGCCATTAAAAACAGTAATAAATTATTTTTTAATGTTTTTTTTGAGGCTACTCATTTTTTCACATTCAAAAGAGAAGCATATTATAAAACTTCCGGAATCAACGATAAACTGACTTCAGCTGTCGATCAGGATTTGTATTTAAAACTTTACGAAATTGGTAATTTTAAATTCGTAAAAGTTCCGCTTTACTATTATCGCATACATGAAAAAGGAGTTTCCCAAGAGTCTTCCAAGAAAGAAAAATTGCACAAAAACTGGCATCAAACCATTTTAGACACTACAAAAAGGAGGAAAATTGACAGTTTATATGGCGAAAAAATAACCGACATTGAAAATCTCCCCGGATTTTTGAAAATAAAACAAAATAGTATTTTCAAAAAAATTCAACGAAAATTTTTATAA
- a CDS encoding class I SAM-dependent methyltransferase, whose translation MSKVSEITSTFVAYLKRPDLYPELRRKIWKNIFNRSSGLRGKEEAEKWCQSIAVSEKDFIENVLKISFVPFENIFPQEYQNALEIQEKTPVKMGGAGSLSVIYYINEYAKSQSSIETGVAYGWSSFAALASLVSRNGTLYSSDMPYILQDQSEDFVGCVIPEKYKNNWDLYRFADKESLPKIFEKTKTFDVVHYDSDKTYDGRMWAYKILWDRLRKGGAFMSDDVGDNAAFKDYCEQNNHKPYIIEFDGKFAGVIIKE comes from the coding sequence ATGAGTAAAGTTTCAGAAATTACTAGCACATTTGTCGCTTATCTTAAACGTCCAGATCTTTATCCCGAACTAAGAAGGAAGATATGGAAAAATATATTCAACCGTTCATCTGGTTTACGCGGTAAAGAAGAAGCAGAGAAATGGTGCCAAAGCATTGCTGTTTCTGAAAAAGATTTCATAGAAAATGTATTGAAAATAAGCTTTGTTCCTTTTGAGAATATTTTCCCTCAAGAATATCAAAATGCATTAGAAATACAAGAAAAAACACCTGTAAAAATGGGTGGAGCAGGGTCTTTGAGTGTTATTTATTATATCAACGAATATGCAAAATCTCAAAGTTCTATCGAGACCGGAGTTGCGTATGGATGGTCTTCTTTTGCCGCTTTAGCATCTTTAGTTTCCAGAAATGGTACCCTTTACAGTTCAGATATGCCTTATATTCTTCAAGATCAAAGTGAAGATTTTGTAGGATGTGTAATTCCTGAAAAATATAAAAACAACTGGGATCTTTACAGATTTGCAGATAAAGAATCTCTTCCAAAGATTTTTGAGAAAACTAAAACTTTCGATGTAGTGCATTACGATAGCGACAAAACTTATGACGGAAGAATGTGGGCTTACAAAATTCTATGGGATAGACTGAGAAAAGGAGGTGCTTTTATGAGTGATGATGTAGGAGATAATGCCGCATTTAAAGATTATTGCGAACAGAATAACCACAAACCGTATATTATTGAATTTGACGGTAAGTTTGCCGGAGTTATTATAAAAGAATAA
- a CDS encoding glycosyltransferase, with protein sequence MPHKIKVLFRHRSMEMGGVERVLLDLLENLPRDLFDITFFLTIDQGELRNSIPKDIELITLQKGREAMSDNKFLRTLQLIKRNLILSFYRNNPRILYRSIIKKDFDLEIAPTYAEFENILSSPLKSRKIAWFHTDVGYDPDKKRVLSRINALKKFDWVIFGSKQTRDVITDLYQIEYPKSSVIYNSIKIDEVKVKALEFPVDYETHPVFSSMGRLHSRKNYHTLMKVHKRLLDEGLLHSIAVIGGGSEMENLQKQAKELNVQNTFLLLDSQINPYPYIKNSDYFVLPSESESYPLTIGEVMGLNIPIVSTNVGGIPEMIEHDFDGYLVGPNENSIYEGMKLFLTNTEMTAKYKRNMETSVEKFDNEKIYNQVTSVFQKQYQLKG encoded by the coding sequence ATGCCTCACAAAATAAAAGTTCTGTTCCGTCATCGCTCCATGGAAATGGGAGGAGTAGAAAGAGTACTTCTCGATCTGTTGGAGAATCTTCCAAGAGACTTGTTTGACATTACTTTTTTTCTGACCATTGACCAAGGAGAACTTAGAAATAGTATTCCTAAAGATATTGAGCTCATTACTCTGCAAAAAGGAAGAGAAGCTATGAGTGACAACAAGTTTCTCAGAACTCTGCAGCTTATTAAAAGAAATTTAATTCTTTCTTTTTATCGAAATAATCCTAGAATATTATATCGCAGCATCATTAAGAAAGATTTTGATCTCGAAATTGCACCTACCTATGCAGAGTTTGAAAACATTCTGTCTAGCCCATTAAAATCAAGAAAAATAGCATGGTTTCATACTGATGTAGGCTACGATCCTGACAAAAAAAGAGTTTTAAGCAGAATTAATGCACTCAAAAAATTTGACTGGGTAATTTTTGGCTCTAAGCAAACCAGAGATGTTATCACAGATTTATATCAGATTGAGTATCCTAAAAGCTCTGTCATTTATAATTCTATAAAAATTGATGAAGTCAAGGTAAAAGCGTTAGAATTTCCTGTAGATTACGAAACACATCCTGTATTTTCATCTATGGGAAGATTGCATAGCCGTAAGAACTACCATACGTTGATGAAAGTACACAAAAGACTTTTAGACGAAGGACTCCTCCATTCTATTGCCGTAATTGGAGGTGGTTCAGAAATGGAAAATTTACAAAAACAAGCAAAAGAATTAAACGTTCAAAATACATTTCTTCTTCTTGACAGCCAGATAAACCCTTATCCTTATATCAAAAATTCTGATTATTTTGTTTTACCTTCAGAGTCTGAATCTTATCCTTTAACCATCGGAGAAGTAATGGGATTAAATATTCCGATTGTAAGTACAAACGTAGGCGGAATTCCGGAAATGATCGAGCATGATTTTGATGGCTATCTTGTAGGACCAAACGAAAACTCTATTTATGAAGGCATGAAACTATTTCTCACCAATACTGAGATGACAGCGAAATATAAAAGAAACATGGAGACATCAGTGGAGAAATTTGATAATGAAAAAATTTACAATCAGGTAACTTCTGTTTTTCAGAAACAATATCAATTGAAAGGATGA
- a CDS encoding glycosyltransferase family A protein, which yields MKKPLVTILTPTYNRAHTLPRVFESLQNQTFKDFEWLVIDDGSTDETKELVEEFQKISNFKIRYYHQENQHKFLTFFRGIDLAEGKYFSPLDSDDALPKDSMDILVNTWEQINDHQNIVFVSTLCEDQFGNIVGDHFPEPTLICTIFDMRYKYKIKGDKWGMGKTEIYKKMKLNFENLSGKGFIPEGVFQFQFDQLGFHYCINKVTRIYFRDKDDEQSLANQFYDKKNAFGLAENYKAFLNAYSSKIWSNPIPVLRNLGGYLKFSKIDGRPLKKISSELKSTEMKLLANLLYPFSKLI from the coding sequence ATGAAAAAACCATTAGTCACCATTCTTACTCCCACTTATAACCGAGCGCATACACTCCCGCGGGTTTTTGAATCTTTACAGAATCAGACTTTTAAAGATTTTGAATGGCTGGTTATTGATGATGGCTCAACCGACGAAACTAAAGAACTCGTTGAAGAATTTCAGAAAATTTCTAATTTTAAAATCCGGTATTATCATCAGGAAAATCAGCATAAGTTTTTAACTTTTTTCCGGGGTATTGACCTTGCAGAAGGTAAATATTTTTCACCCTTAGATTCTGACGATGCATTACCAAAAGATTCTATGGATATTCTGGTCAATACATGGGAACAGATTAACGACCATCAAAATATTGTATTTGTGTCAACACTTTGTGAAGACCAGTTTGGAAATATTGTGGGAGATCATTTTCCAGAGCCAACCTTAATTTGTACCATTTTCGACATGCGCTATAAATACAAAATAAAAGGCGATAAATGGGGAATGGGAAAAACCGAGATCTATAAAAAAATGAAGCTGAATTTTGAGAATCTCTCAGGAAAAGGGTTTATTCCGGAGGGGGTTTTCCAGTTTCAGTTTGATCAATTAGGCTTTCATTACTGCATCAATAAAGTAACGAGAATTTATTTTCGAGACAAAGATGATGAGCAGTCACTCGCCAATCAGTTTTATGATAAAAAAAATGCATTTGGCCTTGCCGAAAATTACAAAGCATTTCTTAATGCGTATAGTTCAAAAATTTGGAGCAATCCTATTCCGGTTCTTAGGAATTTGGGAGGCTATTTGAAATTTTCAAAAATTGATGGTAGACCTTTAAAAAAGATCTCTTCAGAATTGAAATCCACTGAAATGAAATTACTGGCAAATCTTCTTTACCCATTCTCAAAACTCATTTAG
- a CDS encoding glycosyltransferase, producing MQKKILFIYYQNLKPGGVARVMINLANELCENDHDISILFLMEGEHTFYEINPKIKVHTVNSFGHWGVNKVSPLLDKYLKKYKYRYNLKKYVYDFGQWDVMNEWLKKNHAQFDVIISCWYKLSSQIAVNKKVAKKTFAWEHSNYEVGGKIWGDFLRPKYKNLKGIICINTASVDYYKAFNSNILLIPNIIGEPFESIKNVDFESKTHQLIYVGRLDQEKNVKAIINIISDINLKNFHLKIIGEGSEMENLKKQVEEKGLESKVTFTGRLPIDEIKNELLKSKIFLFTSLNEAFGMVLLEAMFCGNALISYDCNYGPSDIINEKKGFLIPMNDEKEFQEKLQDLINNPDSLNKLIKSSFQESLKWKKNKAIIQWDRIINPKSL from the coding sequence ATGCAAAAAAAAATACTTTTTATTTATTATCAAAATTTGAAACCAGGTGGCGTTGCAAGAGTTATGATCAATCTTGCAAATGAACTCTGTGAAAACGATCATGATATAAGTATCTTATTTTTGATGGAAGGTGAGCATACTTTTTATGAAATTAATCCAAAAATAAAAGTGCATACGGTTAATTCTTTTGGACATTGGGGAGTCAATAAAGTAAGTCCATTATTGGATAAATACTTGAAAAAATATAAGTATCGGTATAATCTAAAAAAATATGTTTATGATTTCGGCCAATGGGATGTGATGAACGAATGGCTGAAAAAAAATCACGCTCAATTTGATGTTATCATTTCATGCTGGTATAAATTATCTTCTCAAATTGCCGTAAATAAAAAAGTTGCAAAAAAAACATTTGCTTGGGAACACTCTAACTACGAGGTTGGAGGTAAAATATGGGGTGATTTTTTGCGTCCAAAATATAAAAACCTCAAAGGAATTATTTGTATAAATACAGCATCGGTTGATTATTACAAAGCATTCAATTCAAATATCTTGTTAATTCCGAATATTATAGGTGAGCCTTTTGAAAGCATCAAAAATGTTGATTTTGAAAGTAAAACCCACCAATTAATTTATGTGGGAAGGCTAGATCAAGAAAAAAATGTGAAGGCAATAATTAATATCATTTCTGATATAAATTTAAAAAATTTTCATCTCAAAATAATTGGTGAAGGTTCTGAAATGGAAAATTTAAAAAAACAAGTTGAAGAAAAAGGTTTAGAATCAAAAGTTACTTTTACAGGTCGTTTACCAATTGACGAAATCAAAAATGAACTGTTAAAAAGTAAAATTTTTCTATTTACAAGTCTCAATGAAGCATTTGGAATGGTACTACTAGAGGCAATGTTCTGTGGCAATGCTCTTATTTCTTACGATTGTAATTATGGCCCGTCTGATATTATCAATGAAAAAAAAGGCTTTTTAATTCCTATGAATGATGAAAAAGAGTTTCAAGAAAAACTTCAAGATCTTATCAACAATCCAGATTCATTGAATAAGCTCATAAAATCTTCATTTCAGGAATCTTTGAAATGGAAAAAAAATAAAGCAATCATTCAGTGGGATAGAATAATTAATCCAAAATCTTTATAA
- a CDS encoding glycosyltransferase yields MSQKKKILIRIGSLRHGGAEKVLVTFLKNLPHDQYEIDLLLNLYSGKYLSEVPDWINIIYLNKGEMITTNRIQDIPKKAARVIYQTALKKFPTLLYNGKLKGKKYDIEFAAIHGMRDEIINSPLTSSKKIVWIHNDLSQVKEYTKTEIKKFFAFDKIMVISEKIETLFLELAENETEKQKIVKIYNPLDTEEILTKAEKPVVNYEFDEEIPTFISVGTVFPQKGFDRLLRVHKKLLNEGFKHKILIVGDGYDFENIKKLKTELQLDDTSTMLGFTDNPYPYFNKADFYILSSRYEGFPTVLFEAITLKKKIIATDVSGVREMLNNGELGLIVENSEDGIYSGMKKALQTPQDFEKHTDKLKDYEMPFNLENSVQKIISILDGL; encoded by the coding sequence ATGTCTCAAAAAAAGAAAATCCTTATCCGTATTGGTTCACTTCGTCACGGTGGTGCAGAAAAAGTATTGGTTACTTTTTTGAAAAATCTCCCCCATGATCAATATGAGATTGATTTACTTTTAAATTTATATTCAGGAAAATATCTTAGCGAAGTCCCCGATTGGATTAATATCATTTACTTAAACAAAGGAGAAATGATAACCACCAACAGAATTCAGGATATTCCGAAAAAAGCAGCGAGAGTAATTTATCAGACTGCGTTGAAAAAATTCCCTACTCTTCTTTATAACGGCAAATTAAAAGGAAAAAAATATGATATTGAGTTTGCAGCAATCCATGGAATGCGAGATGAAATTATTAATTCTCCTCTCACCTCTTCAAAAAAAATAGTCTGGATTCATAATGACCTTTCACAAGTAAAAGAATACACCAAAACTGAGATTAAAAAATTCTTCGCTTTCGATAAAATCATGGTGATTTCTGAAAAAATAGAAACCCTTTTTCTTGAATTAGCTGAAAATGAAACGGAAAAACAGAAAATTGTTAAAATTTACAATCCTTTAGACACCGAAGAAATTTTAACAAAAGCCGAAAAACCTGTTGTCAATTATGAATTTGATGAAGAAATTCCTACTTTTATTTCTGTAGGAACTGTATTTCCGCAAAAAGGTTTTGACAGGCTTCTGAGAGTTCACAAAAAACTTTTAAACGAAGGTTTTAAACACAAAATACTGATTGTTGGTGACGGATATGATTTTGAAAATATCAAAAAACTTAAAACTGAGCTCCAACTTGACGATACCTCAACGATGCTTGGTTTTACAGACAATCCTTATCCGTATTTCAATAAAGCAGATTTTTATATTTTAAGTTCTAGATATGAAGGTTTCCCGACTGTTTTGTTTGAAGCAATTACTTTAAAAAAGAAAATCATTGCCACAGATGTTTCCGGCGTTAGAGAAATGCTGAATAACGGAGAATTGGGTTTAATTGTTGAAAATTCTGAAGACGGAATTTATTCGGGAATGAAAAAAGCATTGCAAACCCCTCAGGATTTCGAAAAACACACCGATAAGCTTAAGGATTATGAGATGCCTTTTAATCTTGAAAATTCAGTACAAAAAATCATTTCAATTCTTGATGGCTTGTAG
- a CDS encoding serine acetyltransferase, with protein sequence MADYSTIQKDFYRESGKWLSSFKILAKCVNPNLHFVYVLRKTQKYSKTPVLGLYWRIVLRHFQIKYGFQIYPETQIGEGFYLGHWGSLVINPKTKIGKNCNIAQGVTIGQQNRGKNEGYPVIGDEVWIGPNAVIVGKINIGTNVLIAPNAYVNFDVPDNSVVTGNPAKVYPNENATEGYINNKV encoded by the coding sequence ATGGCAGACTACTCTACTATACAAAAAGATTTCTACCGGGAAAGCGGAAAGTGGCTTTCATCTTTTAAAATATTGGCAAAATGCGTGAATCCGAATTTACATTTCGTTTATGTTTTAAGAAAAACTCAGAAATATAGTAAAACGCCTGTTTTAGGACTTTATTGGAGAATTGTTTTAAGACATTTTCAAATTAAATATGGTTTTCAGATTTACCCTGAAACTCAAATTGGAGAAGGCTTTTATTTAGGACATTGGGGAAGCCTAGTCATCAATCCGAAAACTAAAATAGGAAAAAACTGCAATATTGCTCAAGGCGTAACCATCGGTCAGCAGAATAGAGGTAAAAATGAAGGTTATCCTGTAATTGGCGATGAAGTTTGGATTGGCCCAAACGCCGTGATTGTAGGGAAAATCAACATCGGTACAAATGTTTTGATTGCTCCAAATGCGTATGTAAATTTTGATGTTCCCGATAATTCTGTGGTTACAGGCAACCCTGCTAAGGTTTATCCAAACGAAAATGCTACGGAAGGTTACATTAATAATAAGGTATAA
- a CDS encoding carbonic anhydrase — MKNSYEVIFENNRKWVESKVADNPHFFEELAKTQHPEYLYIGCSDSRATAEELMGAKPGEVFVHRNIANVVNTLDMSSTAVIQYAVEHLKVKHIIVCGHYNCGGVKAAMTPQDLGLLNPWLRTIRDVYRLHQAELDSIDDDNKRYDRLVELNVQEQCINVIKMACVQERYILEEYPIVHGWVFDLRTGKIIDLEIDFEETLKDIQKIYNLTGSDWVMSRKK, encoded by the coding sequence ATGAAAAATTCGTACGAAGTTATTTTTGAAAACAACAGAAAATGGGTAGAATCTAAAGTGGCAGACAATCCCCACTTCTTTGAGGAACTTGCAAAAACTCAACATCCTGAATATCTTTACATAGGATGTTCAGACAGCAGAGCAACAGCAGAAGAACTCATGGGAGCAAAACCGGGAGAAGTTTTTGTTCACAGAAATATTGCCAATGTTGTTAATACATTAGACATGAGCTCCACCGCTGTTATACAATATGCAGTAGAGCACTTGAAGGTAAAACACATTATTGTTTGCGGACATTACAACTGCGGTGGCGTAAAAGCAGCGATGACGCCTCAAGATTTAGGACTTTTGAATCCCTGGCTGAGAACGATTCGTGATGTTTACAGACTACACCAAGCAGAACTAGATTCTATCGATGATGATAATAAACGTTATGACAGGCTTGTAGAACTTAATGTTCAGGAGCAATGTATCAACGTAATAAAAATGGCCTGTGTACAGGAAAGGTATATTTTAGAAGAATATCCTATTGTTCACGGCTGGGTTTTTGACCTAAGAACAGGTAAAATTATTGATCTTGAAATTGATTTTGAGGAAACCTTAAAAGACATTCAAAAGATTTATAATCTTACAGGCTCAGACTGGGTTATGAGCAGAAAGAAATAA